The following proteins come from a genomic window of Lycium ferocissimum isolate CSIRO_LF1 chromosome 4, AGI_CSIRO_Lferr_CH_V1, whole genome shotgun sequence:
- the LOC132052521 gene encoding protein BASIC PENTACYSTEINE2-like, producing MDGNGGMNIRNWGFFEPTTTVLKGHLGLQLMSSVDEKPHFGNICENHQLHHHQQQTHQPDHPTVMALTNGGAFHHHRVCGLSEYPMPMDYMREMWVNHKDYREKYFNLLSANHHYLTGYGYLPETSSTQSMQMHQQPNLVKVEAAPLVEEEVCQEMDIGGLAKKRGPGKSELLKPPKTKKAKKATRTPKGESTPSVPRARAPRKSAEVVINGINMDISGIPIPICSCTGAAQQCYRWGCGGWQSACCTTNLSSYPLPMNVKRRGSRIAGRKMSLGAFKKVLEKLASEGYNFSNPIDLKPHWAKHGTNKFVTIR from the coding sequence ATGGATGGAAATGGCGGTATGAATATACGAAATTGGGGCTTTTTTGAGCCAACGACAACAGTCCTGAAGGGACATTTGGGCCTGCAACTCATGTCCTCAGTGGATGAAAAGCCCCATTTTGGCAACATTTGCGagaatcaccaactccaccaccaccaacaacaaacCCATCAACCTGACCATCCTACAGTTATGGCGTTGACTAATGGTGGTGCGTTTCATCATCATCGGGTTTGTGGGCTCTCGGAGTACCCCATGCCAATGGATTACATGAGGGAGATGTGGGTTAATCATAAAGACTATAGAGAGAAGTATTTCAATCTGTTATCTGCAAACCACCACTATCTTACAGGTTATGGTTATTTGCCTGAGACATCTTCCACTCAGTCTATGCAGATGCACCAGCAGCCAAACTTGGTGAAAGTTGAAGCTGCTCCTCTGGTGGAGGAAGAGGTTTGCCAAGAAATGGATATAGGCGGGCTTGCTAAGAAGAGGGGACCTGGTAAGTCCGAATTGCTGAAGCCCCCTAAAACTAAGAAGGCCAAGAAAGCTACTAGGACTCCTAAAGGCGAGTCTACCCCTTCTGTTCCACGGGCAAGAGCTCCCAGGAAAAGTGCAGAAGTTGTCATTAACGGGATTAATATGGACATTTCGGGAATTCCTATACCAATCTGCTCATGCACTGGGGCTGCTCAGCAGTGTTATAGGTGGGGCTGTGGTGGGTGGCAGTCAGCTTGCTGTACCACCAATTTGTCTTCGTATCCCTTGCCTATGAATGTAAAACGGCGTGGTTCAAGGATAGCAGGTCGGAAGATGAGTTTGGGAGCGTTTaagaaggttctagagaaaCTGGCCTCAGAAGGATATAACTTTTCTAATCCAATTGATCTGAAGCCACACTGGGCAAAGCATGGTACAAACAAGTTTGTCACTATCAGATAG
- the LOC132052520 gene encoding zinc finger protein SHOOT GRAVITROPISM 5-like, translating into MFNSSTDPFTSSENGNNCNNKRKRRPAGTPDPDAEVVSLSPKTLLESDRYMCEICNQGFQRDQNLQMHRRRHKVPWKLLKRETPIVKKRVFVCPEPTCLHHDPCHALGDLVGIKKHFRRKHSNHKQWVCEKCNKGYAVQSDYKAHLKTCGTRGHSCDCGRVFSRVESFIEHQDACSFGKLRSESQSLQLPTPCLSRTASSPSPSSDHTNNLISTNVPWPTFLMATPNAIIKKHNLELQLLTTNPTTTSSSSPIDISVSSKSREYHSTHNLQLSIGSSDLSEKNDSENNDTHRSRNGLDEFSRERLRQAMGEKAYAEEARKAAKREIELAEQELANAKRIRRQAQVELEKAQALKEEAIRQINFTLSQITCHACKQQFQARRILTTSTSIVPTYQVERNDDQSIHLKYATCQTSLL; encoded by the exons ATGTTTAATTCTTCAACAGACCCCTTCACTTCCTCAGAGAATGGAAACAATTGtaacaataaaagaaaaagaaggccAGCTGGAACCCCAG ATCCAGATGCAGAAGTGGTATCCCTATCACCAAAAACTTTATTAGAATCAGATCGATATATGTGTGAGATCTGCAATCAAGGATTTCAAAGGGACCAAAATTTACAAATGCATAGAAGGCGGCACAAAGTACCATGGAAGTTGCTAAAAAGAGAAACCCCTATTgtgaaaaaaagagtttttgtgTGTCCAGAACCGACTTGTCTACACCATGACCCTTGTCATGCTCTTGGTGATCTTGTTGGTATTAAAAAGCACTTCAGGAGGAAACATAGTAATCACAAGCAATGGGTTTGTGAGAAATGTAACAAAGGGTATGCTGTTCAGTCTGATTACAAAGCACATCTCAAAACATGTGGCACTCGTGGCCATTCTTGCGATTGTGGCCGCGTTTTCTCCAG GGTGGAGAGCTTCATAGAGCACCAAGATGCTTGTAGTTTTGGCAAGCTTCGATCAGAATCACAATCTTTACAATTACCAACACCTTGCCTTTCTCGTACAGCTTCAAGTCCCAGCCCTTCAAGTGATCACACTAATAATCTCATAAGTACTAATGTCCCATGGCCTACTTTTCTTATGGCTACTCCAAATGCCATAATAAAGAAACACAATTTAGAGCTCCAGCTCTTGACTACTAATCCTACTACAACATCTTCATCTAGCCCCATTGATATCTCCGTCTCGTCTAAATCTCGCGAATATCACTCCACTCATAATCTTCAACTATCCATTGGTTCATCGGATCTGAGCGAGAAAAATGACTCGGAAAATAATGACACGCACAGATCGAGAAATGGTCTAGATGAATTTTCGCGGGAGCGGTTAAGGCAGGCCATGGGTGAAAAGGCCTATGCGGAGGAGGCAAGAAAGGCAGCCAAGAGAGAAATTGAATTGGCGGAACAAGAATTGGCCAATGCCAAGAGAATTAGAAGACAAGCACAAGTGGAATTAGAAAAGGCTCAAGCATTGAAGGAAGAAGCAATCAGGCAAATTAATTTTACTCTTTCACAGATCACATGTCATGCTTGCAAACAGCAGTTCCAAGCTAGAAggatattaacaacatcaacaagtataGTTCCTACTTATCAAGTTGAGAGGAATGATGACCAAAGTATTCATCTCAAGTATGCTACTTGCCAAACATCACTTCTCTAG